In Levilactobacillus brevis, a single genomic region encodes these proteins:
- a CDS encoding DnaD domain protein, producing the protein MEDFTQRYIQAGQTSIANYLLDHFREVGMTTDQLLVFLQLRRYMDRGQKMPAAEDIADHLGWDKQRVYQILHELIANKLMTITSVPDGQGQKQDAYDFRLLMEKLSQLAVQTTKKEVQTTATTDRATVFNQIETEFGRPLSPLEMESINQWLDNDHYRPELIQLALKEAVLSQAYSLKYMDRILLNWEKKNLKTAAQVQREKERQNPRPSANPTATPGNDIPDVPIFKLTDN; encoded by the coding sequence ATGGAAGATTTCACACAGCGTTATATTCAGGCCGGGCAGACCAGTATCGCCAATTACCTGCTGGACCATTTCCGCGAGGTGGGGATGACCACCGACCAGTTATTGGTCTTCTTGCAGTTGCGGCGCTACATGGATCGCGGCCAGAAGATGCCCGCGGCCGAAGACATTGCCGACCATCTCGGTTGGGATAAGCAGCGGGTCTATCAGATTTTACACGAGCTCATCGCCAATAAATTGATGACGATTACCAGCGTTCCGGACGGTCAGGGGCAGAAGCAAGACGCCTATGACTTCAGATTGCTGATGGAGAAGCTCAGCCAATTGGCCGTCCAGACGACCAAAAAGGAAGTTCAGACGACGGCCACGACCGATCGGGCCACCGTTTTCAACCAGATTGAAACGGAATTCGGTCGGCCGCTCTCGCCACTAGAGATGGAGAGCATCAATCAGTGGCTAGACAACGACCACTACCGGCCCGAGTTGATTCAGCTGGCCCTAAAGGAGGCGGTCCTCAGCCAGGCCTACAGTCTGAAATACATGGACCGCATCCTGCTGAACTGGGAGAAGAAGAATCTCAAGACGGCCGCTCAGGTGCAGCGGGAAAAGGAACGCCAGAATCCTCGTCCGAGTGCGAACCCAACGGCCACGCCGGGTAATGACATCCCAGACGTCCCAATTTTTAAGCTGACGGATAACTAG
- a CDS encoding penicillin-binding protein — protein sequence MSSNNSSRETRMSRNAERNVRPTGKSGGPQRPHNGWRTFRRVLFVIVAIGVLGILFGAGLFFFYAQSAPKISQSALSSDASTRVYDANGTVISRLGAQNRSYVKTKNIPDALKKAVVSTEDRRFYKNNGVDPIRIVGAALANVTGSSLGMQGGSTLTQQLVKLSVFSTAASDRTLKRKAQEAWLALKVDHNYSKDQILEYYINKVYMGNGVYGMQTAAQYYYGTNLKNLDLAQLAMLAGMPQSPTNYDPTTYPDLAKKRRDLVLDAMAKNNVITTAQAAQAKATSIKAGLATTHKSTATASAKTTKVIDAYLKQVYAELKTKGYNTTTGGLKVYTNLDMGAQKKLYNIVNGSSYVSFPSSKFQVGSTIVDPNNGKVVAMIGGRKTGNVTFGLNRAVQTDRSSASTAKPLMDYGPAIEYLNYPTYEPVKDTAFTYPGTTKSLYDWDRKYQGTITMRKALYESRNIPAIRTLQNVGIKKATTFLNGLGMSFDKTLTLQNGIGLYISTEQEAAAYAAFANGGTYYKPYLVSKVVTQDGKAHNYASVGKKAMSAATAFMLTDMMKDVMTNENGSGRSAAISGLYQAGKTGTDSYPDDYADKVPDGATMDSWFTGYTKNYSVSVWTGYDKQFQTGHYVSETQTTIAQEIYKYTMSYLATKSTNTDWTKPSTVTETSQNGKTEYYVTGHPGTVSDTTSTSQYGSTNTTSSSAYSSNGQVTTNSSSSYRTESSTTSQSSASKESSSTEQTTGGNNGNDDNDTTNSSSTNTSSAADTQNKDDDD from the coding sequence ATGTCTAGTAACAATTCAAGCAGAGAGACCCGGATGAGTCGCAATGCCGAACGCAATGTCAGACCGACCGGCAAGTCCGGCGGCCCCCAGCGACCACACAACGGTTGGCGGACCTTCCGTCGCGTGCTCTTCGTGATCGTGGCCATCGGGGTTCTCGGAATCCTGTTTGGGGCCGGCCTGTTCTTTTTCTACGCGCAGAGTGCACCGAAGATTTCCCAGTCGGCCCTCTCCAGTGACGCCTCGACGCGGGTCTACGATGCCAACGGGACCGTGATTTCCCGACTGGGTGCGCAGAACCGTAGCTACGTCAAAACCAAGAACATCCCCGACGCCCTGAAGAAGGCCGTTGTTTCAACCGAAGATCGCCGATTCTACAAGAACAATGGGGTTGACCCCATCCGGATCGTCGGTGCGGCCTTAGCCAACGTCACCGGCTCCTCTCTGGGGATGCAAGGGGGGAGTACCCTAACTCAGCAATTGGTCAAGCTATCGGTCTTCTCGACCGCTGCCTCGGACCGGACGCTTAAGCGTAAGGCCCAGGAAGCCTGGTTAGCCTTGAAGGTCGACCACAACTACTCCAAGGACCAGATCCTCGAGTACTACATCAACAAGGTTTACATGGGTAACGGGGTCTACGGGATGCAGACCGCGGCGCAATACTATTATGGGACAAATCTTAAAAACTTAGACTTAGCCCAACTGGCCATGCTGGCCGGGATGCCGCAATCCCCAACGAACTATGACCCGACGACCTACCCGGATCTAGCCAAGAAACGGCGGGATCTCGTCCTGGACGCCATGGCTAAGAATAACGTCATCACCACCGCTCAGGCAGCCCAGGCCAAGGCCACCAGCATCAAGGCCGGTCTCGCCACGACGCATAAGTCGACGGCCACGGCCAGTGCCAAGACCACCAAGGTAATTGACGCCTACCTGAAGCAGGTCTATGCCGAACTGAAGACCAAGGGATACAACACCACTACCGGTGGCCTGAAGGTCTACACCAACCTCGACATGGGCGCCCAGAAGAAACTTTACAACATTGTTAACGGCAGTAGCTACGTGAGCTTCCCGTCTAGCAAGTTCCAAGTCGGGTCAACCATCGTCGATCCGAACAACGGGAAGGTTGTCGCCATGATCGGTGGCCGGAAGACCGGTAACGTCACGTTCGGCCTGAACCGGGCCGTCCAGACTGACCGGTCCAGTGCCTCGACGGCTAAGCCTTTGATGGATTACGGGCCAGCCATTGAGTACCTGAACTACCCGACCTACGAACCCGTTAAGGATACGGCGTTTACCTACCCGGGGACGACCAAGAGCCTCTACGATTGGGATCGCAAGTACCAAGGAACCATTACCATGCGTAAGGCCCTCTACGAATCCCGGAACATTCCGGCCATTCGGACCCTGCAGAACGTCGGCATCAAGAAAGCCACCACGTTCCTGAACGGTTTGGGCATGTCCTTTGATAAGACGTTGACCCTGCAAAACGGGATCGGACTGTACATCTCGACCGAACAGGAGGCCGCGGCCTACGCCGCCTTCGCGAACGGCGGGACCTACTACAAGCCTTACCTGGTCTCCAAGGTCGTTACCCAAGACGGCAAGGCGCACAACTACGCTTCTGTTGGGAAAAAGGCCATGAGTGCCGCGACCGCCTTCATGTTGACCGACATGATGAAAGATGTCATGACCAACGAGAATGGGTCCGGTCGTTCCGCTGCCATTTCCGGACTGTACCAAGCCGGAAAGACCGGGACGGACTCCTACCCTGATGACTACGCGGATAAAGTGCCAGACGGTGCCACCATGGATTCCTGGTTCACCGGCTACACCAAGAACTACTCGGTCTCCGTATGGACGGGTTACGACAAGCAGTTCCAGACGGGCCACTACGTCAGTGAGACGCAGACGACCATCGCCCAAGAGATTTACAAGTATACGATGAGCTATCTGGCAACCAAGAGTACCAACACCGACTGGACGAAACCAAGTACGGTAACCGAAACCAGCCAAAATGGAAAGACCGAGTATTACGTAACCGGTCATCCGGGCACGGTCTCCGATACCACGTCAACCAGTCAGTATGGCTCAACCAATACCACGAGCTCCTCGGCCTATAGTAGTAACGGTCAGGTCACGACGAACTCCAGTAGCAGTTACCGGACGGAGTCGTCCACGACTAGTCAATCCAGCGCCAGCAAAGAATCCTCCAGCACGGAGCAGACCACTGGTGGAAACAATGGAAACGACGACAATGATACGACGAATTCTAGTTCTACCAACACCTCTTCCGCTGCCGACACGCAGAATAAGGATGACGATGATTAA
- the recU gene encoding Holliday junction resolvase RecU translates to MTIRYPNGHAYQAPANSTGPKFASHYTNYGKRGMTLEEELNQSNTYYQTHGLAVVHKKPTPIRIVKVDYPKRSAAVIKEAYFSTASTTDYNGVYQGHYLDFDAKETKNQASFPLKNFHQHQIDHMRACTVQGGICFAIIKFVSRQETYLYPATDLFTFWDDQATGGRKSIPYTEIATKGFKITAQLQLPVPYLNAVDQLLKR, encoded by the coding sequence ATGACTATTCGGTATCCCAATGGGCATGCCTACCAAGCGCCAGCGAATTCTACGGGGCCCAAGTTTGCCAGCCACTACACCAACTATGGTAAACGGGGTATGACGCTGGAAGAGGAACTGAACCAAAGCAACACCTATTATCAAACACACGGTCTGGCGGTCGTTCACAAGAAGCCGACCCCCATTCGGATCGTCAAGGTCGACTATCCGAAGCGTAGTGCCGCCGTCATCAAGGAAGCTTACTTCAGCACTGCGTCGACGACCGATTACAACGGTGTCTACCAAGGACACTATCTGGATTTCGACGCCAAAGAAACCAAGAATCAGGCGTCGTTTCCACTCAAGAACTTCCATCAACATCAGATCGATCACATGCGGGCCTGCACGGTTCAAGGCGGTATCTGTTTTGCCATTATCAAATTCGTTAGCCGCCAAGAGACCTACCTGTACCCCGCGACTGATTTATTTACCTTCTGGGACGATCAGGCGACTGGTGGGCGTAAGTCCATTCCCTACACCGAGATCGCCACTAAAGGCTTCAAGATTACCGCACAGCTCCAACTGCCGGTACCCTATCTTAACGCCGTGGACCAACTACTAAAGCGGTAG
- a CDS encoding alpha-galactosidase encodes MPILVNTHHFHLQTDHTSYIFHVMENGALGQLYYGPRLHDQPDFPELTVREEHSDMPAWRLDHPDFQPETLKQEFAGLGKGDYRDPAFQITGPDGSRISEFRYRDAQVLPGKQRLPDLPSTFDDCDDGAQTLVVTLEDVVTNLTLTLSYAVFPHQDVIVRSAKFTNHGRATVIVDRALSLQLDLPDANYDLLQFSGSWARERHLIRQPLRSGIQSVGSLRGASSHQQNPFIILARPETNEDQGGAMGVNLVYSGNFLDQVEVDAFDTTRLLAGINPTEFGWQLAPNQSFQTPEAVLSYTNQGLNQLSQQLGTFYQHHLVNPRFAQQARPVLINNWEGTYFDFDEEKLLAIAREAQRLGIEMFVLDDGWFGHRDDDTTSLGDWDVYAAKLPHGIAHLADQIHGLGLQFGLWFEPEMISLDSDLYRTHPDWTVSAPHREMTPGRNQFVLDMANPVVVDYLYGKISRLIEAAQLDYIKWDMNRNITESFSPTLPADRQVEFAHRYMLGVYQLYARLTTAYPDVLFESCASGGGRFDLGMMAYAPQAWTSDDTDAVERLRIQFGTSYGYPLAMMGAHVSAVPNDQTGRITPLATRAAVAYFGDLGYELDVTQCSDSEKAAIKAQIAFYKAHRDLFQQGTFYRLDSPFTGSKNVGSWQVVSADGRRSIAARYQILNRPNPGYNRLYLQGLQADQRYRVAGDDHIYFGDELMHAGLFVPHLLATTQGVESSADFSARVFVIDAVD; translated from the coding sequence ATGCCAATCTTAGTCAACACACATCATTTTCACCTGCAGACGGACCACACCAGCTACATTTTTCACGTGATGGAAAATGGGGCGTTGGGTCAGCTATACTACGGCCCACGACTGCATGACCAACCAGACTTTCCCGAGCTGACGGTTCGCGAGGAGCACAGTGACATGCCCGCTTGGCGGCTGGATCACCCCGATTTCCAACCGGAAACGTTGAAGCAGGAGTTTGCCGGCTTGGGTAAGGGGGATTACCGGGACCCAGCCTTTCAAATTACCGGGCCGGATGGCAGTCGCATCAGCGAATTTCGCTATCGGGATGCGCAAGTTTTACCGGGAAAACAACGGCTACCGGATTTGCCGTCCACGTTTGACGATTGTGATGACGGTGCGCAGACGTTGGTGGTGACCTTAGAGGATGTCGTCACCAATCTGACGTTGACACTGAGTTATGCGGTCTTTCCCCACCAAGACGTCATTGTTCGTAGCGCGAAATTCACCAATCATGGGCGGGCCACGGTCATAGTCGATCGGGCGCTGAGCCTACAGCTGGACTTGCCGGACGCCAACTACGATCTGCTACAGTTCTCTGGAAGTTGGGCACGGGAACGCCACCTGATTCGTCAGCCGCTGCGCAGCGGCATTCAGAGCGTGGGCAGTCTGCGCGGGGCTTCTAGCCATCAGCAGAATCCCTTCATCATCCTAGCTCGGCCCGAGACCAACGAGGATCAGGGGGGAGCCATGGGGGTTAACCTGGTGTATTCTGGAAATTTCTTGGATCAGGTAGAAGTCGATGCCTTCGATACGACGCGACTCCTAGCCGGCATTAATCCGACAGAATTTGGCTGGCAACTCGCTCCCAACCAAAGTTTTCAGACGCCGGAAGCCGTGTTGAGTTACACCAATCAAGGGTTGAATCAACTAAGCCAGCAACTGGGGACGTTCTATCAACACCATCTGGTCAATCCCCGGTTTGCGCAGCAGGCGCGGCCCGTGCTGATCAATAACTGGGAGGGCACGTACTTCGACTTTGATGAAGAAAAGCTATTGGCGATTGCCCGGGAAGCACAGCGACTCGGTATCGAAATGTTTGTCTTGGACGATGGCTGGTTCGGTCATCGAGATGACGATACGACTTCACTGGGAGACTGGGACGTTTATGCGGCCAAACTACCGCACGGGATTGCCCATCTGGCCGACCAGATTCACGGCTTGGGGTTGCAGTTTGGGCTGTGGTTCGAGCCGGAAATGATTTCACTCGACAGTGACCTATACCGCACGCATCCTGATTGGACGGTCAGCGCGCCCCACCGGGAGATGACTCCGGGACGAAACCAATTCGTTCTCGATATGGCGAATCCAGTAGTGGTGGATTACTTATATGGAAAGATTAGTCGTTTAATTGAAGCGGCACAGCTGGACTACATCAAGTGGGACATGAACCGCAATATCACGGAATCCTTCAGCCCAACCTTACCGGCCGATCGACAGGTGGAATTCGCCCACCGGTACATGCTAGGGGTCTATCAGCTGTATGCACGGCTGACAACGGCCTATCCTGACGTGTTATTTGAATCCTGTGCGTCCGGTGGTGGCCGGTTCGACCTGGGGATGATGGCCTATGCGCCGCAAGCCTGGACCAGCGATGACACCGATGCCGTGGAGCGCCTACGTATCCAGTTCGGGACGTCTTACGGCTACCCATTAGCCATGATGGGGGCCCACGTGTCCGCGGTTCCCAACGATCAGACGGGACGCATCACGCCACTGGCGACACGAGCGGCGGTGGCCTACTTCGGTGACTTGGGTTACGAGCTTGACGTGACGCAATGTTCAGATAGCGAAAAAGCCGCGATTAAGGCCCAGATAGCCTTCTACAAGGCCCACCGTGACCTGTTCCAGCAGGGGACGTTCTACCGGTTGGACAGTCCCTTTACGGGGTCTAAAAACGTGGGCAGCTGGCAAGTTGTGAGTGCCGACGGACGCCGGTCGATTGCGGCCCGTTATCAAATCCTAAATCGGCCCAATCCCGGCTACAATCGGTTGTATCTGCAGGGACTGCAAGCCGATCAGCGCTACCGAGTTGCCGGGGATGACCACATTTACTTTGGCGATGAGCTGATGCACGCGGGTCTCTTCGTGCCACACCTGTTGGCGACGACCCAGGGCGTAGAATCTTCCGCTGATTTCAGTGCGCGGGTCTTCGTGATTGATGCGGTCGACTGA
- a CDS encoding DUF1273 domain-containing protein codes for MSRLWLTGYRSYELGVFGNQDPKLLVIKDTLRKLLINKVEVGTDWLITGGQLGVEQWAAEVGLKLKRDYPELKIAMMTPFAEFGNNWNEGNQAQYATLASQVDFHQSVSAQPYHGPQQLRNYQEFMLTHTDEAVMVYDLEVEGKPKYDYRAVTQFQEQHTYPLTLIDMDWLQESANEYQENLNNGSQIE; via the coding sequence GTGAGTCGTCTGTGGTTAACGGGTTATCGAAGCTATGAATTGGGCGTCTTTGGTAATCAAGATCCCAAGTTGTTGGTGATTAAGGATACGTTGCGTAAATTACTCATTAATAAGGTGGAAGTTGGAACCGATTGGCTGATTACGGGTGGTCAACTGGGCGTCGAGCAGTGGGCCGCCGAGGTGGGCCTGAAGCTCAAACGGGATTATCCGGAGCTCAAGATTGCTATGATGACGCCGTTTGCCGAATTTGGCAACAACTGGAACGAGGGCAATCAGGCGCAGTATGCAACGCTGGCCAGCCAGGTGGACTTTCACCAGTCGGTTAGTGCACAACCCTATCATGGCCCCCAACAGTTAAGAAACTATCAAGAATTTATGCTGACCCATACGGATGAGGCAGTCATGGTATATGATTTAGAAGTCGAAGGCAAACCTAAGTATGATTACCGCGCCGTGACGCAGTTTCAGGAGCAGCATACTTATCCCTTAACACTTATCGATATGGATTGGTTGCAAGAAAGTGCCAACGAATATCAAGAAAATTTAAATAATGGTTCCCAAATCGAATGA
- the gpsB gene encoding cell division regulator GpsB translates to MENVNFTPKEILQKQFRQKMRGYDPDDVDSFLDNVIKDYDTFVKENQRLQEENERLLAKVDELTKQVQVGGGQRQASTTSQPVSSATNMDILKRLSNLERHVFGSQLDNDPNESHRL, encoded by the coding sequence ATGGAAAACGTTAATTTCACTCCCAAGGAAATTTTGCAAAAGCAATTTCGACAAAAGATGCGCGGTTACGATCCAGACGATGTTGATAGTTTCTTAGACAACGTCATCAAGGACTACGACACCTTTGTTAAGGAAAATCAACGGCTTCAAGAAGAAAACGAACGGTTGTTAGCGAAGGTCGACGAACTCACGAAGCAAGTGCAAGTGGGTGGCGGTCAACGCCAAGCATCGACGACTAGCCAACCGGTTTCAAGTGCCACGAATATGGACATTTTGAAACGGCTCTCCAATCTGGAACGGCACGTTTTCGGCTCACAATTAGATAATGATCCAAACGAGTCACATCGTTTGTAG
- a CDS encoding class I SAM-dependent RNA methyltransferase, which translates to MKKFHLYAATASGIEALAGRELRDLGYETQVENGRVRFDGTVEDILRTNLWLRTADRVRIIVAEFDAVTFDELFEATKAVAWDELLPMDAAFPVEGRSKKSQLHSVPDAQAIVKKAVATKLAAVYHRRTRMPETGATYPLEVMIDKDHVMLTLDTTGPSLFKRGYRVGKGGAPIKENMAAALIALTSWHKDMPFWDPVCGSGTIPIEAALIGRNLAPGFNRDFTCESWEWVPQELSDKVRDEADAKADYDTPLQIFGTDIDENMVAIAKKNAEEAGLSQDVTFRQLAVQDFQTDLKHGVIVANPPYGERLSDQASVRELYKQMGQVFKPYTDWSKYILTADLEFEHFYGQKATKTRKLYNGALRTDYFQFWAQRQPRQHKG; encoded by the coding sequence ATGAAGAAATTTCATTTATACGCCGCAACGGCTAGCGGCATTGAAGCGTTGGCTGGTCGGGAATTACGTGATTTGGGTTACGAGACGCAGGTTGAAAACGGCCGGGTCCGGTTTGACGGGACGGTCGAGGATATCTTGCGGACAAATCTGTGGTTGCGGACGGCCGATCGGGTGCGGATCATCGTGGCCGAGTTTGACGCGGTGACCTTCGATGAGCTGTTTGAAGCCACCAAGGCGGTCGCCTGGGACGAGTTATTGCCGATGGATGCGGCCTTCCCCGTTGAAGGGCGGTCTAAGAAGTCGCAGTTACATAGTGTGCCGGACGCACAGGCCATCGTGAAGAAGGCCGTGGCCACCAAGCTGGCGGCCGTCTATCACCGGCGGACGCGGATGCCGGAAACGGGCGCAACTTATCCGTTGGAAGTCATGATCGATAAGGATCACGTCATGCTGACACTAGATACCACCGGTCCCAGCCTCTTCAAGCGGGGCTACCGGGTTGGCAAGGGGGGCGCGCCGATTAAGGAAAACATGGCGGCGGCCCTGATTGCACTGACCAGCTGGCACAAGGACATGCCGTTCTGGGATCCCGTCTGCGGGTCCGGGACGATTCCGATCGAAGCCGCATTGATCGGGCGGAACCTCGCCCCCGGCTTTAACCGCGACTTCACCTGCGAAAGTTGGGAATGGGTGCCACAAGAGTTGAGCGATAAGGTCCGGGACGAGGCCGATGCCAAGGCGGACTATGACACGCCGCTCCAAATTTTTGGGACCGATATCGACGAGAACATGGTTGCGATTGCCAAGAAGAACGCCGAGGAAGCTGGCTTGTCTCAGGACGTCACGTTCCGCCAATTGGCCGTACAGGATTTTCAAACGGATCTGAAGCACGGGGTCATCGTCGCCAACCCACCTTACGGGGAACGGTTGAGCGATCAGGCCAGCGTGCGGGAACTCTACAAGCAGATGGGCCAGGTCTTTAAGCCGTACACCGATTGGTCCAAGTACATCTTGACGGCTGACTTGGAATTCGAACACTTCTACGGTCAAAAGGCCACGAAGACCCGGAAACTTTACAACGGGGCGCTGCGGACGGATTACTTCCAGTTCTGGGCGCAACGGCAACCACGACAACACAAGGGGTAA
- a CDS encoding HIT family protein, with protein MIKADCIFCQKSEIVLENDLAKAFWDIHPVRKGHLLIVPKQHYATYFDVPVATKQALDELMMAGKHLLDERYQPAGYNIGINVNPAGGQTVMHAHIHLIPRYTGDVKDPRGGIRKMIPHAVKNWRR; from the coding sequence GTGATTAAAGCGGATTGTATCTTTTGTCAAAAATCTGAGATCGTCCTCGAAAATGACTTGGCCAAGGCTTTCTGGGATATCCATCCGGTCCGGAAGGGTCATCTGTTAATTGTGCCCAAGCAGCACTATGCCACGTATTTCGATGTGCCGGTAGCGACTAAGCAGGCACTCGATGAGTTGATGATGGCTGGAAAACACTTGCTCGATGAGCGCTACCAACCGGCCGGCTATAACATTGGCATCAATGTTAATCCGGCCGGCGGGCAAACCGTCATGCACGCGCACATCCATCTCATTCCCCGGTATACGGGGGATGTAAAGGACCCGCGGGGCGGTATTCGCAAGATGATTCCCCACGCGGTCAAAAACTGGCGCCGGTAA
- a CDS encoding ammonium transporter, translating into MNLANTAFVLVASILVLFMTPGLAFFYGGLVSEKNVVNTMLSVFIMTGVAILLWIFLGYSMAFSGNIAGIVGNLHHVFMAGVNLASLTASHIPVGSYSLFQMMFAIITPALFVGAVVGRIRFKFLLVFLIVWSIFIYYPMVHLVWSPLGWLAKLGVLDFAGGTVVHINAGVTALVLSAWLGPRLTGNRDNPHYNLPWVLLGTAILWIGWYGFNAGSALAVNGVAMQAAITSTVATAMAMVTWMFLDIWTAGKPTLVGVCTGTLCGLVAITPAAGYVTVMGSVAIGLVATCTSYAFIHLLKPRLGVDDALDAFGCHGVSGIVGSILTGIFATKAVNPTITENGLAYGGGWHLFGIQLLATAFTIAFVAVVGCVLVVVLRRFMPMRVTAGEEELGLDQGEHGEQADYAVGLSERLMDEQPDQERYASEFRGQLQHLDHPLPNHGNSH; encoded by the coding sequence ATGAATCTTGCTAACACCGCATTTGTTTTAGTTGCTAGTATCCTGGTCTTGTTTATGACTCCGGGGTTGGCCTTTTTCTACGGGGGGCTGGTGTCCGAGAAGAACGTTGTCAACACCATGCTATCGGTCTTTATCATGACCGGCGTGGCCATTCTATTGTGGATCTTTCTGGGTTACAGCATGGCCTTTTCCGGAAACATCGCGGGGATCGTGGGGAACCTACACCACGTCTTCATGGCGGGAGTCAACCTCGCGAGTCTCACGGCGAGCCACATTCCAGTGGGGTCTTACTCCCTGTTTCAAATGATGTTTGCCATCATTACGCCAGCGCTGTTCGTTGGCGCGGTCGTTGGTCGGATTCGGTTCAAGTTTTTACTGGTCTTTCTGATTGTTTGGTCCATCTTCATCTACTACCCGATGGTGCACTTGGTTTGGAGTCCGCTCGGCTGGCTGGCTAAGCTGGGGGTTTTGGACTTCGCGGGTGGCACGGTCGTCCACATCAATGCCGGGGTAACGGCTCTGGTTTTATCCGCTTGGTTAGGACCACGGTTGACGGGTAATCGCGACAATCCCCACTACAACTTGCCTTGGGTCTTGCTGGGGACGGCCATCTTATGGATTGGCTGGTACGGTTTCAATGCCGGCAGTGCCTTAGCCGTTAACGGTGTGGCGATGCAGGCGGCGATTACCAGTACCGTGGCCACGGCCATGGCGATGGTGACCTGGATGTTTCTGGATATCTGGACCGCGGGGAAACCCACGCTGGTCGGCGTCTGCACGGGAACCTTGTGTGGTCTCGTGGCGATTACACCGGCCGCCGGTTATGTGACGGTCATGGGCTCCGTCGCCATTGGTCTCGTCGCGACGTGTACCAGCTACGCGTTCATTCACTTGCTGAAGCCGCGGTTGGGGGTAGACGATGCGCTGGATGCCTTCGGTTGTCATGGTGTCAGTGGGATTGTTGGGAGTATCCTCACGGGAATCTTCGCGACCAAGGCCGTTAACCCGACCATTACGGAAAATGGGTTGGCGTACGGTGGCGGCTGGCACCTCTTTGGCATTCAACTGCTGGCCACGGCCTTCACGATTGCCTTTGTGGCGGTCGTGGGCTGCGTCCTCGTCGTGGTTCTACGGCGTTTCATGCCAATGCGGGTCACGGCCGGTGAAGAGGAATTAGGCTTGGATCAAGGCGAACACGGCGAACAAGCCGATTACGCCGTGGGCTTGAGCGAACGGTTGATGGATGAACAACCGGACCAGGAGCGGTACGCCTCGGAATTCCGTGGGCAACTCCAACATCTGGACCATCCGCTCCCTAACCATGGCAATAGCCACTGA
- a CDS encoding acyltransferase, which translates to MKTKELNRVADGGDYLKIVACTAVMLQSVLGLAWDLPRVVALRPLLSGVYLAVKFTAPAFICGILLTTMRTTAERQPRYGHYLKQQWSALFLPTICWTAAYLLIFPGLQQHHPYRNWLQFGWQFVNGNAAPHLWYNTMMLQMILLMPMFWAIRRRLRGRRAAWGILSVTTVGYLLWMGWYSLAVYPTARLAGWYLLDRVFLGFIPYAILGILVWYGWPVIQRYLRRWWLVGLLLAVVALLSQWRVLLAWQLPIDLGHTSYYLPATVVYDLAVIGLVLALAGSQQTRQARSLPVIHRLAGYAYPSYLANVFWLQVIWRLGGATLTGIHPVLGIITCYLVTWIWSFSFTAGLTAVLNRRKKR; encoded by the coding sequence GTGAAAACAAAAGAATTGAATCGAGTGGCCGATGGCGGCGATTATCTCAAAATCGTTGCCTGTACGGCGGTCATGCTCCAATCCGTCCTGGGCCTCGCCTGGGACTTGCCCCGGGTGGTGGCGCTGCGACCGCTGCTGTCGGGCGTGTATCTGGCCGTGAAATTTACGGCACCCGCCTTTATCTGCGGTATCTTACTCACAACGATGCGGACGACGGCCGAGCGACAACCACGGTACGGTCACTACTTGAAGCAGCAGTGGTCGGCCTTGTTTTTACCGACCATCTGCTGGACAGCGGCCTACCTGTTGATTTTTCCGGGCTTGCAGCAGCACCACCCGTATCGAAATTGGTTGCAATTCGGCTGGCAATTTGTCAACGGCAATGCCGCACCCCATCTGTGGTATAACACAATGATGCTGCAAATGATCCTGCTGATGCCCATGTTTTGGGCGATTCGGCGGCGGTTGCGTGGCAGACGTGCCGCCTGGGGGATTCTCAGTGTGACCACGGTGGGCTACCTGCTGTGGATGGGCTGGTATAGTCTGGCAGTTTACCCCACAGCGCGGCTTGCCGGCTGGTATCTCCTAGACCGGGTGTTTCTGGGTTTTATACCGTACGCGATTCTCGGCATTTTGGTGTGGTACGGATGGCCGGTCATTCAGCGATATTTGCGTCGGTGGTGGTTGGTGGGCCTGCTCTTAGCCGTGGTGGCCTTACTGAGTCAATGGCGAGTCCTACTCGCGTGGCAGCTACCGATTGATCTAGGCCACACCAGCTACTATTTACCGGCGACGGTCGTCTATGATCTGGCCGTGATTGGCTTGGTTTTGGCGCTGGCCGGTAGTCAACAGACTCGACAGGCTCGTTCGCTACCAGTGATTCATCGATTAGCGGGTTATGCCTATCCGTCTTACCTGGCCAACGTGTTTTGGCTACAGGTGATCTGGCGGCTGGGCGGTGCAACACTGACCGGAATACACCCTGTACTGGGGATTATCACGTGCTATCTAGTCACGTGGATCTGGTCGTTTAGCTTTACGGCCGGGCTGACAGCCGTCTTAAATAGGAGGAAAAAACGATGA